The following are from one region of the Halarcobacter sp. genome:
- a CDS encoding EAL domain-containing protein: MDLDIKREEIKNRAFNESFAIISFKLDGTIKNANEKFLSLFGYKLEEIKNKHHKILCDEDFTNSVEYRKFWYELSTGKLNSGEFKRVKKDGTSIYLQATYKPLINDNGQVFEILKFAQDITKNRLETQKYEIQLKAINKAHAVIEFDMDGNILKANKNFLNAMGYKLDEIKGKHHKIFCDKEYSQSKEYKNFWEKLNKGKFDTGKYLREGKNGKKVWIQATYTPILDLDKNPVKIIKFAQDITQFEIVKKDTLTGLYNREKLLMDIEQNKKNNLAVIDINSFFYINDFFGNDLANNLIKKASEELLTYLVKDCELYKININRFALLNCTFSKDKFLVLVKEINEQLKNTLIDLGIKKVRLNNTIGISFEHKSKLLSTAEIINKYAKDKNKSLLIYSESFNIEKEFEDNLWWTEKIRTALEEDRVIVYYQPIFNNFSKKIEKYEALVRIIDTDQTIISPFQFLDIAKKSRQYIEITKRVIQKSFENFKEKEFQFSINLTMEDILDDELQDYLFFKIEEYNIAKKLVVELVESEKITTYEPVFQFIDRLKALGCEIAIDDFGSGYSNFEYLVKIDADYVKIDGSIIKRILENTNSLEVVKSIVSFTKKMGIKTIAEFISNKELLEKVNELGIDYSQGFYIGKPQQDLQ, from the coding sequence ATGGATTTAGATATAAAAAGAGAAGAGATTAAAAACAGAGCATTTAATGAAAGTTTTGCAATTATTTCATTTAAACTTGATGGAACAATAAAAAATGCCAATGAAAAATTTCTATCCTTATTTGGGTATAAATTAGAAGAGATAAAAAATAAACACCATAAAATACTATGTGATGAAGATTTTACAAACTCTGTAGAGTATAGAAAATTCTGGTATGAATTATCTACAGGAAAATTAAATAGTGGTGAATTTAAAAGAGTAAAAAAAGATGGAACTTCAATATATCTGCAAGCAACATATAAACCTCTAATCAATGACAATGGACAAGTATTTGAAATATTAAAATTTGCCCAAGATATTACTAAAAACAGATTAGAAACTCAAAAATATGAAATACAATTAAAAGCGATAAATAAAGCTCATGCAGTTATTGAATTTGATATGGATGGCAATATATTAAAAGCAAACAAAAATTTTCTAAATGCAATGGGTTACAAATTAGATGAGATAAAAGGTAAGCATCATAAAATTTTTTGTGATAAAGAGTATTCTCAATCAAAAGAATATAAAAACTTTTGGGAAAAGTTAAACAAAGGAAAATTTGATACGGGTAAATATCTAAGAGAGGGTAAAAATGGAAAAAAAGTTTGGATACAAGCAACCTATACACCAATTTTAGATTTAGATAAAAATCCAGTAAAAATAATAAAATTTGCCCAAGATATTACTCAATTTGAAATTGTCAAAAAAGACACCTTAACAGGTCTTTATAACAGAGAAAAGCTTTTGATGGATATAGAACAAAATAAAAAGAACAATTTAGCTGTTATTGATATAAATAGTTTTTTTTATATTAATGATTTTTTCGGAAATGATTTAGCCAATAATTTAATAAAAAAAGCATCAGAAGAGCTTTTAACTTATCTAGTAAAAGATTGTGAACTTTATAAAATAAATATAAATAGATTTGCTCTACTAAATTGCACTTTTTCAAAAGATAAATTTTTAGTATTAGTAAAAGAGATAAATGAGCAACTAAAAAATACTTTAATAGATTTAGGTATAAAAAAAGTTCGTTTAAATAATACTATTGGAATCTCTTTTGAACATAAATCAAAACTTCTTAGTACTGCTGAAATTATAAATAAATATGCAAAAGATAAAAATAAAAGTTTATTAATCTACTCAGAATCTTTTAATATAGAAAAAGAGTTTGAAGATAATCTTTGGTGGACGGAAAAAATAAGAACTGCCTTAGAGGAAGATAGAGTAATAGTTTATTATCAACCAATATTTAATAACTTTTCTAAAAAAATAGAAAAATATGAAGCTTTAGTAAGAATAATAGATACAGATCAAACTATTATTTCACCTTTTCAGTTTTTAGATATTGCAAAAAAATCTAGACAATATATAGAGATTACAAAAAGAGTTATTCAAAAATCATTTGAAAACTTTAAAGAAAAAGAGTTTCAATTTTCTATTAATCTAACTATGGAAGATATTTTAGATGATGAACTACAAGACTATTTATTTTTTAAAATAGAAGAATATAATATTGCAAAAAAACTTGTTGTAGAACTAGTTGAATCTGAAAAAATAACCACTTATGAACCAGTATTTCAATTTATTGATAGATTAAAAGCTCTTGGCTGTGAAATTGCGATTGATGATTTTGGTAGTGGTTATAGCAATTTTGAATATTTAGTAAAGATTGACGCTGATTATGTAAAAATAGATGGTTCAATTATAAAAAGAATTTTGGAAAATACAAACTCCCTTGAAGTTGTAAAATCAATTGTTAGTTTTACTAAAAAAATGGGGATAAAAACAATAGCTGAATTTATTTCAAATAAAGAACTTCTTGAAAAGGTAAATGAGTTAGGAATCGATTACTCACAAGGTTTTTATATAGGAAAACCCCAACAAGACTTACAATAA
- a CDS encoding GGDEF domain-containing protein: MKLTTKLLALPIFISIIVPMVSLFFLKDLRQNYEELDKNHKIKVHSAYEVEINILEVEKYILDIINNNSLKKQIDFTNLEPYQTYKFYLNQIKNSSKDEQSKNNLKLLESLTNKFMNVSIELINLTNRQNILVEKVNDIVNQTIDYELDTNLEPNAKNKDLLSLYDELEINTFELIAAKRGYYESNNDFFKGRIKSSIEDYYEIKKQLKNMKLSENEISSLNIIDTAFIKLEKYIFEFITLTDRKEILIKQMSTLINNDIDSVLDNHIQASLAKENEESSNYFKEKINFFISLSVVIWIVLILVSLFLLNPVIKYIKNLTKTLKSGDYKDLNNIKKPNDELGFLTNVIQEQYNALIESKNELFFKKEQIEKTNKNLKKFINTQNNIVFLSTAEKITYANKKFFDFFGYKNLKEFYSINSSICELFINHDKFFFNKEKKDYWIESIKKIDTSKRVVSIIGIDLKPYIFSVSINNFDEESYIVSFTDISETILENIKLENKTLIDKLTKAYNREYFEQKINYFINKYQTNDSYLAIAMIDIDYFKKVNDEFGHDIGDEVLIQFVEIIKSNSRKEDILVRWGGEEFILIIKVPSNDALKKILEKMRVAIKENYFKKVGQKTCSIGATLYKENEDIYDTVKRADIAVYEAKNKGRDCIIIQ; the protein is encoded by the coding sequence ATGAAATTAACTACCAAACTATTAGCTTTGCCTATTTTTATTTCAATTATAGTGCCAATGGTATCTTTATTTTTTTTAAAAGATTTACGACAAAACTATGAAGAGTTAGACAAAAATCATAAAATAAAGGTACATAGTGCTTATGAAGTTGAGATAAATATATTAGAAGTTGAAAAATATATTCTTGATATAATCAACAATAATAGTTTAAAAAAACAAATAGATTTTACAAACTTAGAACCATACCAAACTTACAAATTTTATTTAAATCAAATTAAAAACTCATCAAAAGATGAACAAAGTAAAAATAATTTAAAACTCCTCGAATCTTTAACTAATAAATTTATGAATGTAAGTATAGAACTTATAAATCTTACAAATAGACAAAATATTCTTGTTGAGAAGGTAAATGATATTGTAAATCAAACAATTGATTATGAGCTTGATACAAACTTAGAACCAAATGCAAAAAATAAAGATTTATTATCTTTATATGATGAATTAGAAATCAATACTTTTGAATTAATTGCTGCAAAAAGGGGTTATTATGAAAGCAATAATGACTTTTTTAAAGGAAGAATAAAAAGTAGTATTGAGGATTATTATGAAATAAAAAAACAATTAAAGAATATGAAACTATCTGAAAATGAAATAAGCAGTTTAAATATTATTGATACTGCTTTTATAAAACTTGAAAAATATATCTTTGAATTTATTACTCTTACAGATAGAAAAGAGATTTTAATAAAACAAATGTCAACTTTAATAAATAATGATATAGATTCGGTATTAGATAATCACATACAAGCAAGTTTAGCAAAAGAGAATGAAGAATCTTCTAACTATTTCAAAGAGAAAATTAATTTTTTTATATCTTTATCAGTAGTCATTTGGATAGTTTTAATATTAGTATCACTATTTTTATTGAATCCTGTTATTAAATATATTAAGAACTTAACAAAAACACTAAAATCTGGGGATTATAAAGATTTAAACAATATAAAAAAACCAAATGATGAATTAGGTTTCTTAACAAATGTAATACAAGAACAATATAACGCCCTAATTGAAAGTAAAAATGAACTATTTTTTAAAAAAGAGCAAATTGAAAAAACAAATAAAAATTTAAAAAAATTTATAAATACTCAAAACAATATAGTATTTTTATCAACAGCTGAAAAAATCACTTATGCAAATAAAAAGTTTTTTGACTTCTTTGGATATAAAAATCTAAAAGAATTTTATAGTATAAACTCTTCAATATGTGAACTATTTATAAATCATGACAAATTCTTTTTCAATAAAGAAAAAAAAGACTATTGGATAGAATCTATAAAAAAAATAGATACGTCTAAAAGAGTAGTTTCTATTATAGGTATAGATTTAAAACCATATATTTTTTCTGTTTCAATAAACAATTTTGATGAAGAGAGTTATATAGTAAGTTTTACAGATATTTCAGAAACAATATTAGAAAATATAAAATTAGAAAACAAAACTTTAATCGATAAACTAACTAAAGCCTACAATAGAGAATATTTTGAACAAAAAATAAATTATTTTATAAATAAATACCAAACAAACGATTCTTATTTAGCAATAGCTATGATAGATATTGATTACTTTAAGAAAGTTAATGATGAATTTGGACATGATATTGGAGATGAAGTTCTAATCCAATTTGTAGAAATAATAAAATCTAACTCTAGAAAAGAGGATATTTTAGTTAGATGGGGTGGAGAAGAGTTTATTTTAATTATAAAAGTTCCCTCTAATGATGCTTTGAAAAAAATATTAGAAAAAATGAGAGTAGCAATAAAAGAAAACTATTTTAAAAAAGTTGGTCAAAAAACTTGTTCAATAGGAGCAACACTTTACAAAGAAAATGAAGATATTTATGATACTGTAAAAAGAGCTGATATAGCAGTGTATGAGGCAAAAAATAAAGGTAGGGATTGTATCATAATACAATAA
- a CDS encoding ATP-binding cassette domain-containing protein: MDEKIIDFENIYVSYNVKPVLENINLQIKLGEHWAILGQNGSGKSTLIKLISNDLYPNTKYKFKKELFGQKIWSIFELKKNLGIITNDLHNYFSEHGNYLSAYEVVLSGYYSSIGIFKHQDFTEEQYKRALEVLEFLEISDIKDKKVQHMSTGQLRRCVIGRALVHKPKAFILDEPTVGLDIKAQDSFLKIIRKLSKYSSIILVTHHFEEVFPEIDNIALVYNKTIYKQGKKDEILNSENISTIFDSKIELACENDRYYVKNIN; the protein is encoded by the coding sequence ATGGATGAAAAAATTATTGATTTTGAAAATATTTATGTAAGTTATAATGTTAAACCAGTATTAGAAAATATCAATTTACAAATAAAATTAGGTGAGCATTGGGCTATTCTAGGTCAAAATGGAAGTGGTAAATCTACACTTATTAAACTTATCTCAAATGACTTATACCCAAATACTAAATATAAATTCAAAAAAGAACTTTTTGGACAAAAAATATGGAGTATTTTTGAATTAAAGAAAAACTTAGGAATTATCACAAATGATTTACACAACTACTTTAGTGAACATGGCAATTACCTAAGTGCATATGAGGTTGTATTAAGTGGATATTACAGTTCAATTGGTATTTTTAAACACCAAGATTTTACAGAAGAACAATACAAAAGAGCTTTAGAGGTTTTAGAATTTTTAGAGATTTCAGATATTAAAGATAAAAAAGTTCAACATATGAGTACAGGACAGTTAAGAAGATGTGTAATAGGACGAGCTCTTGTTCATAAACCAAAAGCTTTTATATTAGATGAACCAACTGTTGGACTAGATATAAAAGCACAAGACAGTTTTTTAAAAATCATTAGAAAACTTTCAAAATATTCTTCTATAATACTAGTTACTCATCATTTTGAAGAGGTATTTCCTGAAATAGACAATATTGCACTGGTTTATAATAAAACAATATATAAACAAGGTAAGAAAGATGAGATTTTAAACTCAGAAAATATATCAACAATATTTGATTCTAAAATTGAGCTTGCTTGTGAGAATGATAGGTATTATGTTAAAAATATAAATTAA
- the rpsO gene encoding 30S ribosomal protein S15, with protein MALDQEVKASIIAKYRRDEKDTGSAEVQIAVLTEQIRVLTEHLKTNKKDHSSRLGLLKMVGKRKRLLAYLRKTDYARFTTLVADLGIRAK; from the coding sequence ATGGCTTTAGATCAGGAAGTAAAAGCAAGTATTATTGCAAAATACAGAAGAGATGAAAAAGACACAGGTTCTGCAGAAGTTCAAATTGCAGTATTAACAGAGCAAATTAGAGTTTTAACAGAGCATTTAAAAACTAATAAAAAAGATCACTCGTCAAGATTAGGTCTTTTAAAAATGGTTGGTAAAAGAAAAAGACTTTTAGCATACTTAAGAAAAACTGATTACGCTAGATTTACTACATTAGTTGCAGATTTAGGAATTAGAGCTAAATAA
- a CDS encoding Rrf2 family transcriptional regulator — translation MLLTKKSEYALLSLISIAKSDAPKNVDVLSRELNIPKSFLAKIMQNLAKNDIVLSHRGVNGGFVLKKPYDEITILEITTVAEEKIPSVFECSPSVSSCPSDLANACSLWPVLNNLQSRINVFLEELTLKDIAL, via the coding sequence ATGTTACTTACAAAAAAAAGTGAATATGCTTTATTATCATTAATATCAATTGCAAAAAGTGATGCACCTAAAAATGTTGATGTATTATCGCGTGAACTAAATATTCCTAAATCTTTTCTTGCAAAAATCATGCAAAATCTAGCTAAAAATGATATTGTATTGTCTCATAGGGGAGTTAATGGTGGATTTGTCCTTAAAAAACCTTATGATGAGATTACAATTTTAGAAATAACTACAGTAGCAGAAGAAAAAATACCTTCAGTATTTGAATGTTCACCATCAGTTTCTTCTTGTCCATCAGATTTGGCAAATGCATGTAGTTTATGGCCAGTATTAAACAATCTTCAAAGTAGAATAAATGTCTTTTTAGAGGAACTGACTCTAAAGGATATTGCTTTATGA
- a CDS encoding phosphoesterase: MILFHLSHTDLDGYSCQLITKEYFKKGFYYNANYGIEVKLNIKKMLQDIEAYKDEEILFLITDLNLTIQESKDLNKSINKLNEDGFNIKLQLLDHHATGQKSADDYEWYYLDTSRCAAKITYAYVNETLNGFDEETKKWLEPLVFCINAIDIWVDIETDGFEFGKVLLSMVSRVREINNILFPDLNRDFRLYLLKESAKFLNEENAHIKLDNEIHFMKKEFLKQDEHDDTIDNLSAKYLVKSLEDLKEKLTVTYKGHKGLLTYTLGSISIPANAFLVANEDYDFFIDISRKGNTSFRADGKVNVSLIAQELADGGGHPNASGCRFDDFKETIDYDVVKSFMQRKLDSLA; this comes from the coding sequence ATGATTCTTTTTCATTTATCTCATACAGACTTAGATGGATATAGTTGTCAACTTATAACAAAAGAGTATTTTAAAAAGGGATTTTATTACAATGCCAATTATGGTATTGAAGTTAAATTAAATATAAAAAAAATGCTTCAAGATATTGAAGCTTATAAAGATGAAGAGATTCTTTTTTTAATTACTGATTTAAATCTAACTATACAAGAATCAAAAGATTTAAATAAATCTATAAATAAACTAAACGAAGATGGATTTAATATAAAACTACAACTTCTTGACCACCATGCAACAGGGCAAAAAAGTGCTGATGATTATGAATGGTATTATTTAGATACATCAAGATGTGCTGCAAAAATCACATATGCTTATGTAAATGAAACACTAAATGGCTTTGATGAAGAAACAAAAAAATGGCTTGAACCTTTAGTTTTTTGTATAAATGCTATTGATATTTGGGTTGATATAGAAACTGATGGTTTTGAATTTGGAAAAGTATTATTATCGATGGTTAGTAGAGTAAGAGAGATAAATAATATTCTATTCCCTGATTTAAATAGAGACTTTAGATTATATCTATTAAAAGAGTCAGCAAAATTTTTAAATGAAGAAAATGCGCATATAAAGCTTGACAATGAAATTCATTTTATGAAAAAAGAGTTTTTAAAGCAAGATGAACACGATGATACAATAGATAATCTAAGTGCTAAATATCTTGTAAAATCTTTAGAAGATTTAAAAGAGAAACTAACAGTAACTTACAAAGGGCACAAAGGTCTTTTAACTTATACTTTGGGGTCTATTTCTATTCCTGCAAATGCTTTTTTAGTAGCAAATGAAGATTATGATTTCTTTATTGATATTAGTAGAAAAGGAAATACCTCTTTTAGAGCAGATGGGAAAGTAAATGTTTCTTTAATTGCTCAAGAGTTAGCAGATGGGGGAGGTCACCCAAATGCTTCTGGTTGTAGATTTGATGATTTTAAAGAAACAATCGATTATGATGTTGTAAAATCATTTATGCAAAGAAAACTTGATTCCTTAGCATAA
- a CDS encoding carbonic anhydrase, translated as MTIEDLKIGNKLFRDTKFKEYKNDFETLVEKGQTPEILFIGCSDSRVVPDLIISSKPGDMFIIRNAGNFVPPYKDDNDYHGTTATIEFAVSVLNVKHIIICGHSNCGACRSLYMDLENNNSLVHMKKWLQLGMKAKEEVLRKFDFFEDEERIYRATEKISVIHQLENLLTFPEIKKRIKEGKLNIHGWHYKIEDGTIEYYDNKKKRFENLC; from the coding sequence ATGACAATTGAAGATTTAAAAATAGGAAATAAACTATTTAGAGATACAAAATTTAAAGAATATAAAAATGACTTTGAGACATTAGTTGAAAAGGGTCAAACTCCAGAGATTCTTTTTATTGGTTGTAGTGATAGTAGAGTTGTACCTGATTTAATAATCTCATCAAAACCAGGAGATATGTTCATCATAAGAAATGCAGGTAACTTTGTACCTCCCTATAAAGATGACAACGATTACCATGGTACAACTGCAACCATAGAGTTTGCAGTTTCTGTTTTAAATGTAAAACATATTATTATATGTGGACACTCAAATTGTGGTGCTTGTAGATCTTTATATATGGATTTAGAAAATAATAACTCTTTAGTTCACATGAAAAAATGGTTACAATTAGGTATGAAAGCCAAAGAAGAGGTATTAAGAAAGTTTGACTTCTTTGAAGATGAAGAAAGAATCTACAGAGCAACTGAAAAAATCTCTGTTATTCATCAACTTGAAAACCTTTTAACTTTTCCAGAAATCAAAAAAAGAATAAAAGAGGGAAAATTAAATATTCATGGATGGCACTACAAAATAGAAGATGGAACCATTGAATATTATGACAATAAGAAAAAAAGATTTGAGAATTTATGCTAA